One window of the Rosa rugosa chromosome 3, drRosRugo1.1, whole genome shotgun sequence genome contains the following:
- the LOC133736899 gene encoding (-)-kolavenyl diphosphate synthase TPS28, chloroplastic-like isoform X2, translating into MPSSAHHLVLSLLNSLPSPSASSFFTHNQPRHLHAGFWFFGDEDKRVLPLICSAVSKPRTRDYAPLLHKIVKDDTQQNEETPPTNKDDNSASTQIIKELVDSVKSMLSSMEDGEISISAYDTAWVALVEDVNGTCSPHFPSSLEWIANNQLEDGSWGYKDVFSAHDRIISTLACVVALKSWSLHPDKCDKGMRFFRENLDKIEDENSEHMPIGFEVTFPSVLEIARSLNLEVPDESPVLHEIYACRNLKLSKIPRDILHNVATSLLYSLEGMAGLDWEKLLKLQSRDGSFLFSPASTAYALQQTKDRNCMSYLSRIVHKFNGGVPVVYPVDLFERMWAVDRLQRLGLSRYFEPEIKECVRYVSRYWTEKGISWVRNSEVPDIDDTSMGFRLLRLHGHKVSAEVYEYFKKGSEFFCYPGQSSQAVTGIYNLYRASQLALPEEKILGDAKEFATKFLREKQASNELLDKWMIIKDLPGEVGYALDFPWYASLPRLETIFYIEQYGGEDDVWIGKTLYSMPYISNNVYLELAKLDYNNCQALHLKEWDSIQKWYKEWKLEDYGLSEKSLLTAYFVAAASIFEPERANERLAWAKTEVLHKQDCRARNCWGFAGNPKPTLIGHNGATSPRHYRISKSSLGKVATEVARERGEVPR; encoded by the exons ATGCCTTCTTCCGCTCACCACCTCGTTCTCTCTCTCCTAAATTCTCTACCATCACCGTCCgcctcttctttcttcacccACAATCAACCTAGACATTTACATGCAG gtttttggtttttcgggGATGAAGACAAAAGGGTTCTTCCCTTAATATGCAGTGCGGTTTCTAAACCTCGCACTCGAG ATTATGCACCCTTGTTGCATAAGATTGTGAAAGATGATACACAACAAAATGAAGAAACTCCTCCTACCAATAAG GATGACAACTCTGCATCGACCCAGATCATCAAGGAACTTGTGGACTCCGTCAAGTCCATGCTGTCTTCTATGGAGGATGGGGAGATCAGCATATCAGCGTACGATACAGCATGGGTTGCCTTGGTCGAAGACGTCAATGGAACTTGTTCGCCTCATTTCCCTTCCAGCCTCGAATGGATTGCCAACAACCAGCTTGAAGATGGCTCTTGGGGCTACAAGGACGTCTTCTCTGCCCACGATCGAATCATCAGCACCCTAGCCTGTGTTGTTGCGTTGAAATCGTGGAGTCTCCACCCGGACAAATGCGACAAAG GAATGAGGTTTTTCAGGGAAAACCTAGACAAAATTGAAGACGAGAATAGTGAGCACATGCCTATAGGGTTTGAAGTTACATTCCCTTCTGTCCTGGAAATAGCTCGGAGCTTAAACCTTGAAGTTCCTGATGAGTCTCCTGTGTTGCATGAGATCTATGCCTGCAGAAACCTGAAACTCTCAAA GATACCGAGGGACATACTGCACAATGTGGCCACATCACTGCTTTATAGCCTTGAAGGAATGGCAGGTCTCGACTGGGAAAAGCTTCTGAAACTCCAGTCCAGAGACGGGTCGTTTCTCTTTTCTCCGGCGTCTACTGCCTACGCATTGCAGCAGACAAAGGATCGAAACTGCATGTCGTATCTGTCAAGAATAGTCCACAAGTTCAATGGAGGAG TCCCTGTTGTGTATCCAGTCGACTTGTTCGAACGCATGTGGGCTGTCGATCGCTTGCAGAGGTTAGGACTGTCCAGATACTTCGAGCCGGAGATTAAGGAGTGTGTTAGATACGTATCGAG GTATTGGACGGAGAAAGGAATTTCGTGGGTGAGAAACTCAGAGGTTCCAGACATCGATGACACATCAATGGGGTTCAGACTGCTCCGGTTGCATGGGCATAAGGTGTCGGCTG AGGTTTATGAGTATTTTAAGAAAGGAAGTGAGTTCTTCTGCTATCCTGGACAGTCGAGCCAAGCTGTGACCGGAATATACAACTTATATAGGGCAAGTCAGTTGGCATTACCGGAAGAGAAGATCCTTGGGGATGCTAAAGAGTTTGCTACTAAATTCCTTAGAGAGAAACAAGCTTCTAATGAGCTTTTGGACAAATGGATGATAATTAAGGACTTACCTGGAGAG GTGGGTTACGCGCTGGATTTTCCATGGTATGCAAGCTTACCTCGACTGGAGACTATATTTTACATTGAACAATATGGTGGTGAAGATGATGTTTGGATTGGCAAGACTCTCTACAG CATGCCCTACATTAGCAATAATGTGTATCTGGAGCTGGCAAAGCTAGACTACAACAATTGCCAAGCATTACATCTCAAGGAATGGGACAGCATTCAAAA GTGGTACAAAGAATGGAAACTCGAAGACTATGGATTGAGTGAAAAGAGTCTCCTCACGGCTTATTTTGTTGCGGCAGCGAGCATTTTTGAACCCGAAAGAGCTAATGAGCGACTTGCATGGGCTAAAACG GAGGTCCTCCACAAACAAGACTGCAGGGCAAGGAATTGTTGGGGCTTTGCTGGCAACCCTAAGCCAACTCTCATCGGTCACAATGGCGCTACATCACCAAGACATTACCGAATCTCTAAGTCAAGCT TGGGAAAAGTGGCTACTGAAGTGGCAAGAGAAAGGGGAGAGGTACCGAGATGA
- the LOC133736899 gene encoding ent-copalyl diphosphate synthase 1-like isoform X1 — translation MPSSAHHLVLSLLNSLPSPSASSFFTHNQPRHLHAGFWFFGDEDKRVLPLICSAVSKPRTRDYAPLLHKIVKDDTQQNEETPPTNKDDNSASTQIIKELVDSVKSMLSSMEDGEISISAYDTAWVALVEDVNGTCSPHFPSSLEWIANNQLEDGSWGYKDVFSAHDRIISTLACVVALKSWSLHPDKCDKGMRFFRENLDKIEDENSEHMPIGFEVTFPSVLEIARSLNLEVPDESPVLHEIYACRNLKLSKIPRDILHNVATSLLYSLEGMAGLDWEKLLKLQSRDGSFLFSPASTAYALQQTKDRNCMSYLSRIVHKFNGGVPVVYPVDLFERMWAVDRLQRLGLSRYFEPEIKECVRYVSRYWTEKGISWVRNSEVPDIDDTSMGFRLLRLHGHKVSAEVYEYFKKGSEFFCYPGQSSQAVTGIYNLYRASQLALPEEKILGDAKEFATKFLREKQASNELLDKWMIIKDLPGEVGYALDFPWYASLPRLETIFYIEQYGGEDDVWIGKTLYSMPYISNNVYLELAKLDYNNCQALHLKEWDSIQKWYKEWKLEDYGLSEKSLLTAYFVAAASIFEPERANERLAWAKTVCLVDIIVSYFKGETYDEDKKAFIYEFKTFSNMRDYENARRSSTNKTAGQGIVGALLATLSQLSSVTMALHHQDITESLSQAWEKWLLKWQEKGERYRDEAELLVETINQTAGLSLRQKLLSDAPEYEQLFGLTNKVCNQLRYCENQKNKVNGNCRTKINMTTPEMGSYMQQLVELVLEKSSDDIESLIKQSFFTVARSFYYSTCCDPEVISHHINKVLFQRAI, via the exons ATGCCTTCTTCCGCTCACCACCTCGTTCTCTCTCTCCTAAATTCTCTACCATCACCGTCCgcctcttctttcttcacccACAATCAACCTAGACATTTACATGCAG gtttttggtttttcgggGATGAAGACAAAAGGGTTCTTCCCTTAATATGCAGTGCGGTTTCTAAACCTCGCACTCGAG ATTATGCACCCTTGTTGCATAAGATTGTGAAAGATGATACACAACAAAATGAAGAAACTCCTCCTACCAATAAG GATGACAACTCTGCATCGACCCAGATCATCAAGGAACTTGTGGACTCCGTCAAGTCCATGCTGTCTTCTATGGAGGATGGGGAGATCAGCATATCAGCGTACGATACAGCATGGGTTGCCTTGGTCGAAGACGTCAATGGAACTTGTTCGCCTCATTTCCCTTCCAGCCTCGAATGGATTGCCAACAACCAGCTTGAAGATGGCTCTTGGGGCTACAAGGACGTCTTCTCTGCCCACGATCGAATCATCAGCACCCTAGCCTGTGTTGTTGCGTTGAAATCGTGGAGTCTCCACCCGGACAAATGCGACAAAG GAATGAGGTTTTTCAGGGAAAACCTAGACAAAATTGAAGACGAGAATAGTGAGCACATGCCTATAGGGTTTGAAGTTACATTCCCTTCTGTCCTGGAAATAGCTCGGAGCTTAAACCTTGAAGTTCCTGATGAGTCTCCTGTGTTGCATGAGATCTATGCCTGCAGAAACCTGAAACTCTCAAA GATACCGAGGGACATACTGCACAATGTGGCCACATCACTGCTTTATAGCCTTGAAGGAATGGCAGGTCTCGACTGGGAAAAGCTTCTGAAACTCCAGTCCAGAGACGGGTCGTTTCTCTTTTCTCCGGCGTCTACTGCCTACGCATTGCAGCAGACAAAGGATCGAAACTGCATGTCGTATCTGTCAAGAATAGTCCACAAGTTCAATGGAGGAG TCCCTGTTGTGTATCCAGTCGACTTGTTCGAACGCATGTGGGCTGTCGATCGCTTGCAGAGGTTAGGACTGTCCAGATACTTCGAGCCGGAGATTAAGGAGTGTGTTAGATACGTATCGAG GTATTGGACGGAGAAAGGAATTTCGTGGGTGAGAAACTCAGAGGTTCCAGACATCGATGACACATCAATGGGGTTCAGACTGCTCCGGTTGCATGGGCATAAGGTGTCGGCTG AGGTTTATGAGTATTTTAAGAAAGGAAGTGAGTTCTTCTGCTATCCTGGACAGTCGAGCCAAGCTGTGACCGGAATATACAACTTATATAGGGCAAGTCAGTTGGCATTACCGGAAGAGAAGATCCTTGGGGATGCTAAAGAGTTTGCTACTAAATTCCTTAGAGAGAAACAAGCTTCTAATGAGCTTTTGGACAAATGGATGATAATTAAGGACTTACCTGGAGAG GTGGGTTACGCGCTGGATTTTCCATGGTATGCAAGCTTACCTCGACTGGAGACTATATTTTACATTGAACAATATGGTGGTGAAGATGATGTTTGGATTGGCAAGACTCTCTACAG CATGCCCTACATTAGCAATAATGTGTATCTGGAGCTGGCAAAGCTAGACTACAACAATTGCCAAGCATTACATCTCAAGGAATGGGACAGCATTCAAAA GTGGTACAAAGAATGGAAACTCGAAGACTATGGATTGAGTGAAAAGAGTCTCCTCACGGCTTATTTTGTTGCGGCAGCGAGCATTTTTGAACCCGAAAGAGCTAATGAGCGACTTGCATGGGCTAAAACGGTATGCCTAGTTGATATAATTGTGTCTTATTTTAAGGGAGAAACTTACGATGAAGATAAGAAGGCTTTCATTTATGAATTCAAAACCTTTTCCAATATGCGAGACTATGAGAATGCAAG GAGGTCCTCCACAAACAAGACTGCAGGGCAAGGAATTGTTGGGGCTTTGCTGGCAACCCTAAGCCAACTCTCATCGGTCACAATGGCGCTACATCACCAAGACATTACCGAATCTCTAAGTCAAGCT TGGGAAAAGTGGCTACTGAAGTGGCAAGAGAAAGGGGAGAGGTACCGAGATGAAGCTGAGCTACTAGTGGAAACAATAAATCAAACCGCTGGCCTTTCACTTCGGCAAAAGTTGTTGTCCGATGCTCCAGAATATGAGCAGCTTTTCGGCCTAACTAACAAAGTTTGCAATCAACTTCGCTATTGCGAAAACCAAAAGAACAAG GTAAATGGCAACTGCAGAACCAAAATCAACATGACAACCCCAGAAATGGGATCATACATGCAGCAATTGGTGGAATTGGTGCTAGAAAAATCTTCCGATGACATAGAATCCTTGATTAAGCAAAGCTTTTTTACCGTAGCAAGGAGCTTTTACTATTCTACCTGCTGCGACCCTGAAGTCATTAGCCACCACATTAACAAAGTACTCTTTCAGCGAGCAATTTGA